AGAAGCAGGAATTAAtttaggatttctttttttttttttttacatttgagagATTTGGGGAAGGTGACAGTATGCAAACAGTTCTAGAAAAACAAACAGCCCAATACTGATTTGGTTGGAATGTCCTAATTTGCAGTGTTGCATCTCaatgtgtgtgcacatatgCTGTTATAGAAGTCCTGATTTGTCCATACACCAGTGGAAGAAGGATGCTATCTGAAAACACCGACACTGATTGACAGCGGCACCTCTGGCTTCCTGGATTTGGTTCGTCCGGCACCGTCAGCGGTCTGCCCTCTGAAAATAAGCAAGTGTACAAAATTCACCAAAAGGATCGTGACTAAAGAGTCagctagaaaaaaaacaatctgcaTGTATTTTCTTTATGGATCTTTTTTCCTCGTTTCTTTCTACTGTGAAGCCATAGAAATAATCAAAAAGTTGTTTTTCCAGCGGCTGCATGTGCAAAAGCTAAGGGGCTCCCACCCTTTCCTGCGCTGCTCTGCCTGCTCCCTGAGTCTCTGCTGTCCCTGCTCATCCTCCATTGTGATGAAGTCCCTGTTGTTGTCAACCAAAAGGTTctggggaagaaaaagaaagagacaaaaagcttCATGAACCATTTTGGAACAActcagaaaaacaaaactgtttatTAAATAACAAGAACTTTATTATTACCTTGGCACCAATTATGTCTCCGTCTTTGAGGTGGAATGGAGCTCCTAGCAGCGATTCtgcctttttcttcttcttctttttggatACTTGCTGAGTCTGACAGTAAAAGGGAGTGAGAATGCAAAAATTTAGCAATAACGGACCATCCTTAAACCCCGTCAAAAAATAAGTTATTTTTCAAAAGTGACTCTTAATATTACCCAGTTGGAGATTTCTTCCCAAACATGTTTGTCTGGCTGGTGTTTGGCTAAAAGCACAGAGTCAGGTGAGAGGCCAAAGTGCGCAGCCAGACATGTACGTAGAGAACGAGGAGATGAATCGTGAGAAGCATCCCAGATCAGCTCCTTTGAGGGATAGTAACATCTCTCCCCAGGTATTCCCATCTTAACACTCAGCAGCACTTGCTTAGGCCTTTAAACCAGGAATAAATGTAAGCTTAACACATTAAATAGAGGAAAactaagtaaaaaaacagctttaaaaaaagaaagacaaaaaaaaacaaaatgtaggTACCCAAAACTTACCCAAGATCCTCCTCTTTCTGCAGGAGCTGCACACAAAGGTCCGTACCGCTGCTCAGCTTCAACTTCCtggaaaaaatgaaaacaacaactCAAGGTTCTTCATCTATCATTACTTTAGTCCATCTCTGGCCAAGAATGTACAACTGTGAAACTTCTGAGAGGACAGTGTTTAGACCTGAGCGTGACTTGTTGTCCTCTGAGAATACGTGCCAGCCTTTGTCCCTCCATCTGCCACAGGCGCAAAAACCCAGTGGTTGGCACACACACATCCTGAAGTGACGGCAGCGTCAACACCTGAAAGAATTAGAGGAACGTTGGAAAGAGAGCAACTAAAGAAGAATGCACCAATCCATCCATGATCTATATCCGCTTTATCACATTCAGAGGTGCAAGACAATGGAGTCTAACTCTGTTGTCCCTGGGAGAGATGGTGGGGTACATTCTGGACAGGTGAACAGCTTTAAGGTTGCTGATATAGACTTCCAATAGTAAGTCAGTCATTCAACAGTATAACATAAGCATTAAAGTAGAGACATTTTGTATATTACTCAAGATCATTTTCAATAATCAGTTCAGAGAAAAAGGTCCTTCTAAGCATTGAAAAATACTGGAATTGTGCAATAAATCCTTCTGCAGGCCACTGACGCCACTTTCTCTGAGCCAAACACCTATGAAGATGGATagaattcttttcttttacttggttttaaaaagagaaaaggatCATTTGACTTGTCCTCAGCAACTTGCAGATCTATGAGGAAACCTGTGAGCCTAAATAATACACACAGGTTCTAGAGCAAAAAATCTTGATTACAACTTAGAAACCTCCTATCTAGATCTTAATGAAATTGGTGAAAagtttcagtctggttttaaaTTGCATCACAGAACTGAAACAGCccttttaaaagtttttaaggACCTTCTTTTAACTGTTGAAGTGGGGAAATCAGTAGTCCTTTTACTTTTAGACTTGTCCGCAGCCTTCGatactgtggatcacagtatccTTCTGACCCTCCTGGAGACACTTGTTGGTATTAAAAGGTACAGCACTCAATTGGTTTCAGTCCTATATCTCTAATAGGAGTTTTTCTGTAAATCTTGGACAGTACTCCTCCTGTACATCTCCTCTGAACTATGGTGTACCCCAAGGGTCGATATTAGCACCTGTTCTTTTTGTCCTGTACATGCTCCACCTGggttccatttttaaaaagcacaaagtcCTCTTTCATTGCTTTGCAGACGACGTTCAAATTTATCTGCCTGTAACCACCAATGACAGCCAGTCtgcagtaaaaatgctgcaggATTGTCTTGGGGAGGTACAGGCATGGTTGAAATTGAACTTTCTGAacctaaataaagataaaactgAGATTCTGGTGTTCGGAAAAAGTAATCCCCTGCATGGACATGACAGTGTGATTGGTCCTGTCCTCCTACTGCCGTCCTTTTGttaggaatctgggtgtgatgGTTGACCCCCTGTTTAAATTTGATAAGCACATCAGTGCTGTCATTAAGGCCAGCTTTTTCCAGCTGAGGACTCTTGCAAAGATGAAATCTTATCTTCCTCGGGCTGATTTTGAAAGAGCAATCCACACATTTATAACATCGCgtttggattactgtaattctttatataTAGGGTTGGACCAGGGTTGCAGCGTCTGCAGGGCGTCCAAAACGCTGAAGCCTGCCTGCTGACCAGAACTAAGAGGCGCGAATCCATCACCCCAGTCTTGTGCACCCTTTATTGGCTCCCTGTCGGCTTTCGGGTGAAAGTTAaggttttattgattgtttattattgtttattaaGTGTTTAAACTCCATGGGCCCGTCTTACTTAAGTGAGCTGCTGCAGCCCTACACTCCACTCAGAGCattgaggtcagctgaccagctccTGTTGGCTGTTCCCAAAGCCAGGCTAAAGACGAGAGGCGATAGAGCCTTCTCTGTGGCAGCACCCAGACTGTGGAACAGCATCCCGTTGTCTGTCAGGTCCTCAGTCGTTAGGCcagttcaaatccagactgaaaacatatctcttttccctggctttccactagctgaaatggagtttaccttggcttgctacttttattgttgttttattgctaattttatctcaaaatTTGATTTTACCTGtgatgaagttattcttattgctattttattgataACTCTCTTAATATGTGATACAGTTgctatgtgaagcactttggtcagctgaggttgttttaatgtcaaagtcaaagtcaggtttattgtcaatttctTCATATATACAAGACATAGGCTACAGAGAGATCGAAATTGCGTTCCTAACTATCCCACGGTGAAGACatgtgctatagaaataaatttttgaactgaattgaattgaacttatTCTCTGTagaaaaatgaaatatttatgATACGAGTTGCAAATTCAGGTCCAATATGACAGAAACATAATCGTTTCCTGGTCGTGCATGTGGTTgtttaaaacagaaacatttatcGCTCAGTAATGAAGACTGAAATCACCTGAATGGAACATTTAAGGATTGTCCTGAAAGAAGGagtgaataaattaaaaaataatttaaatttttaaataaaattttttttaaaaagaacttGAAACTACCTGAGACTTGAGATCCTCCAGAGTGGCCTCATCTGATATCTCAACTTGTCCCACACTTATCAGCTCTGCCATGTTTCCTGCACTCTCCCCTCCCAGCCTTTGTTCTCTGGCGGAGCCGTTGTCTGTGTGATTAAAATCTGTTGCCATATTTTCTGGAtccacacacagccacacagaTAGCTTAAGAAAACCCTGAGGAAAAATATATAGACAAAAAGGGGCTGAAGAAAGAAGCTATGATGCTATAAATCATCATGAATCTAGAGCCACACTAAAAACATTCATGTACCTTCGGAGGTAAAAGTCCCTCTGTGACAACCAATGTCTCTCCATTTAAAAGCTTCAGCTCTGACAGAGAAGCATCCTGGGAATAAAGAGGGTGCCGTTACTATGTGACCACAAAGGTTTAAGGGTCATCTGATCAACGAATATACATGTAGAACCTCAGAGAGGTACACAATATGAGGGCAAGCTAAAATCCACATGAAGTAGCACATGTTTCGCATTATTTTCATGGTTATTGAACCTCTCAAGAGATGGGACATGAATGGGACATTTTCATCCTGGAACAGACTGCTCCCATCTGGATAGAAATGTTTTATTACAGGATAAAGGTTATCTCTAAGAACAACATTGTATCAATTTACAGCGAACGTTCCATCTAAGAGGACAAGCAGATCCAGAAAATGCATGCAAAAACACCCGCCTTACGCAATGGATACACCAGATCCCTTCACTGCAAAAGTTAAGGTTGCGGTTTTACCAGGAGATGTTTGCCTGGAGTACGTGATATCGTTAAGAACCAGCCAGTGACTTACCTCATCCATGAGTGGCTCTCCAACTTCTTCACACCAATCTAGTCTCCTCAAGTGCCAACATGtgcctgggaaaaaaaaaaaaaaaaaagaaaacaaacacttaTCATGAGTGCAACAACAGAAATGTGTTGAATTTGTGACAAAAGCAGAGATCATCTTAGAAATTCTAATTTCAGAAAAGTTGTGTTCATGGTACGTGAACAATACAAACGGGGGGGACACTACAGAAAGAAAGAAGTCTTACCATCAAGTCCAACAGCATCCAGCATCGCTTTAAGACACtgacaagaaaataaattaaacaagtcaaAAACAATggcatattattttttaaaactacACATACATCTAATGGGAGCAAACTGTGACTCGTTTCCGTTTCCTCACCTCTTTGACGGTGCAGTTCTTCTCGACAATTATGTCCATTTCCGTGCCAGCAGAGGGAGCTGAACCCACAGAGAAGTACAACAACAGCTGCAAAGTACGGAGGAGCGAAACATCAATCAGGCATAAAACACTCGTAACTCCTGGATTTGTTTTATTAAAGGTTCTGTGGCTTTCATCAGTGCAGGTGCaatggagagaaagaaaaaagaaaaagaaaaagattttactgaagaaataaaaagacaCACCTGTGTAGCCTTGGGGCTGCTTCCCGGACAGAGAGTCAGTGTGGTCATGAGTCGCACTCCCGCCTCCCGAACACTCACCTCCTCACAAACTGTTAGGCAAACCAGGAGAAGGCGAAAAGGAGCGAACTTTATAAACATGCTCTAAGATTTCAAAGGCAGATGATAAGAAGGAAAATTACAAGCGGGGGGAGCACCTATTAAACATTTTTGGTAGGACAGTATAAAGGAAAGTGTTTCTGATATTCTGTCGAAATGAGGGGGATTTCCAGCTCTTAAGTGATCTTCGTGGCTGAAATCACCCCCAGGAAACAAATGACACGGTACCTGGAGGAAGGAGTTTCCCTGTGCAGTCGACCTGCCTCAGACAGAACTGTGCACCTGCAACACAGGGGAAACAGCAGGTTTAAGAGCGAGGCCAATGAAAACACTTTGTGACTCTCCTCAAGTGTGGCAAAAGAAATACATACAAAAATTAAACTTTTCACGCTCAGTTTTAGGTCTACTTGAGCCTTTCACTGATACAGCACATTAACCACTGAGTCGAATGGATATAATGAAGAGGGCACACAAGTCTGTGTCTACAGGGTTCCACAGCTGATGGTGCATGCCAGAATGCAAGCCAAACAATCTAAGATGGAATGGGAAAAAATTCTGTGAAACTCCTGTGCTGACCCCGCACAGCACCACTGAAGACATGTGAATATAGCTGTGCACGGTTTGCAGGATGATTACCAAGAAAACAGTGCTTCGTTGAGTTATCCTTGGAAGCATTGGCACCTTTAAGTGTTAGGGTTACTCCAGCCTAAGTTAGGGGTCTGAATTCTTAttcaaatatgatttttttcagtGAGTCGTTTTTTTATTAATTAGCAAATTGGATCGTATCATATCGTCTTGCTTGAGAGCTTACATACTATATACATATGgtatagaaaaaaacaaaatggacaCCCTCAAAAGCCTAAAAAGCCTCAAGTTTGAAGTGTTTgagttaaaaaaagtttttgtatcCCCTTCTTATTCATTTTACATAGCAAAACCCTAACTTACATACAGAAACTAGATTCGTTGGACAACGTTTGAAGCACTTGTACTTTAAAGACTACTTCTTATGCTGCAGTTCAGCAGCTATGGATAAAAATGTGCATCTTGCCTGAGGGAAGatcctgcagctgcagctcctcTATGGCCCTCTGTTTCACTTCACATAGCAGCTGTACGAAagcaaaattaaacaaaaacccAGATGATCCTTATAAAGAAGAACATGACACTTAAACTgacagataaaaaaataaataaagaaataaacaccACCGGAAAAAGACATAAATTACCGACCATATTTCCTGTGGCTGGAACCTTgactttcttcctctcctcctctttttcctcttccCCTCCTTTTAATTGAGGCCGAAATTCCACCTGGAGCCAGCGGCAGTCTGACGGTGTGGTCACCGTGACAACGTCTCCATATAGGGTGAACACACTAAAGAAAGTCAGGAGTACAGCTTAGACCCAAGCAGAAAACCCCTCCATGCACACAGAGTACCTCAGAGATCCTACCTGCTGTCCAACGACTGCGGCTCCAGCACCAACAGTGCGTCTCCGTCTTTTAGCGACAGCTCCTTGAGAGTGCGCTGCATGTCGTCAGGTGGGAAGACCCTCCACCCGCTTGCGCCCCCTCCCTCCCCTGCCCCCTGCTCTCTTCCCTTTCCCTTCTTATGCTCCTGGCACAGCAGACTCTCCTTTGGTTCCCCCAGTGCCTCCCTCACCTGCCCAAGAGTAGAGCCACCTGCAAACCCTCTTGCTTCCCTTTTAAGTCCTGGCTCCCCATTTTCAAAATCCGCCCTGCTCCCATCACATTCTACCCCGTTCTCCACCTCTTTATCCACATCTTCACCCAGAAAGGGACGGACAACAGTCAGCAAGACTGGCTCCCACTCGGCTCCCGCTTGAACAGTTGCTCCAAACACCTGAAAAGggacaattaagaaaaaaaaaaagcatttgaacAACACTAAGTTAAaccacaacaaaacagaaagagGAAACATAtgagctaaatgaagcatttcCTCACCTCTCTGCCATTCCACACAAAGAGCTCAGTGTTTGTGTGGATTCCTGCACTGTACAGGGATACATCGTCATCTGTAAAgagcaaaaaataaagaaatattacTAGAAAACAAAGTACTCACTCACAATTTCCAGTTAGTTGTTTATGGTGTCTCACCTGTAAGAGTGTTGTAGAGATGTAAACCTGCTGGAAGACTCTTGGCCACGGTTAGAGCCATATCTCCTTCCCAGAGTTCCTGCATctaagtggggaaaaaaagaaaaaagggttaCTTTCGTGATTTCAAAACAAAGTGGCTGTTGTTTTTGAAACTACAATACCTGATAGATAGTGATGCGCAGCTCCCCCACGGTTTTCCTCCGGTCAAAACTGAGAGCAATGCACCCATTTGACTCTTTGTTAACTGGCTGCAGGGCTCCATTTTCTAGCCTGTATGAGGGAGCCAGGTGCAGGTGCAGCTCCACTGTGTTATTCGTGGCTTCAAACTTTTCACTGTAACAGAAGAAATGCAGTCTTATTAAATGCAAcaaatgtttcttcttttttttcttggtgtagTTAGGGTTTGCACTTACTATACGATCACTCACTAGTTTGAGTAATGTGAGACACTCGTGTATTCTCACGACTCTGAGTTGGATCGTACAAAAACAATGGCGGCGTGTTATGTTAAGTGTGCGTTTCTTTCTATACCGCATCTGCTGCACTTTGATGCTCTCCTCCTGAGCCGTCTGGATGAGGTGGGAAGGAACTTTATATTGAGGATTGTTCAGAGctgg
This region of Odontesthes bonariensis isolate fOdoBon6 chromosome 17, fOdoBon6.hap1, whole genome shotgun sequence genomic DNA includes:
- the usp40 gene encoding ubiquitin carboxyl-terminal hydrolase 40 isoform X1: MFGNLFEEEGDEGLSSTSTTGKLVKSGDEPPPPRGRSNLCGIKNQGGTCYLNSLLQTLLFTPEFREELFSLGPEELGCLEDKDKPEAKVRVIPLELQRLFARLLLVDQQSASTADLTGSFGWNSSEGTNQHDVQELNRILFSALEHSLVGTSGSTFIQRLYHGTIVNSIVCKECGNVSQRQEDFLDLTACVCGVCSLEEALWNMFVEEEFFEGNNLYRCAQCDRLVTAAKSAKLKKLPPFMTMSLLRFSFDFAKLERYKETGRYSFPLTINLRPFCEQTDGEDSDFTYELFSVIIHKGGCYGGHYHVYIKDIDELGHWEPPVEDYKPKTQKKVKEEVKESCEPKVQEDDPLSVLTAIIAQESSKSVLLDQLGQKLMDKIGSSWSKKFRKPYGPIGKFLQSHNDVFMLVSNGTRVALKANPPSPVTEPPHPAETTISYDPSTAPEPGAPEQQLEANHNSKPEQGSHWFDLNDSTVTSIRESDIEKQFQGKESAYMLFYRKTQLHRPSEALNNPQYKVPSHLIQTAQEESIKVQQMREKFEATNNTVELHLHLAPSYRLENGALQPVNKESNGCIALSFDRRKTVGELRITIYQMQELWEGDMALTVAKSLPAGLHLYNTLTDDDVSLYSAGIHTNTELFVWNGREVFGATVQAGAEWEPVLLTVVRPFLGEDVDKEVENGVECDGSRADFENGEPGLKREARGFAGGSTLGQVREALGEPKESLLCQEHKKGKGREQGAGEGGGASGWRVFPPDDMQRTLKELSLKDGDALLVLEPQSLDSSVFTLYGDVVTVTTPSDCRWLQVEFRPQLKGGEEEKEEERKKVKVPATGNMLLCEVKQRAIEELQLQDLPSGAQFCLRQVDCTGKLLPPVCEEVSVREAGVRLMTTLTLCPGSSPKATQLLLYFSVGSAPSAGTEMDIIVEKNCTVKECLKAMLDAVGLDGTCWHLRRLDWCEEVGEPLMDEDASLSELKLLNGETLVVTEGLLPPKGFLKLSVWLCVDPENMATDFNHTDNGSAREQRLGGESAGNMAELISVGQVEISDEATLEDLKSQVLTLPSLQDVCVPTTGFLRLWQMEGQRLARILRGQQVTLRKLKLSSGTDLCVQLLQKEEDLGPKQVLLSVKMGIPGERCYYPSKELIWDASHDSSPRSLRTCLAAHFGLSPDSVLLAKHQPDKHVWEEISNWTQQVSKKKKKKKAESLLGAPFHLKDGDIIGAKNLLVDNNRDFITMEDEQGQQRLREQAEQRRKGGQTADGAGRTKSRKPEVPLSISVGVFR
- the usp40 gene encoding ubiquitin carboxyl-terminal hydrolase 40 isoform X2 — encoded protein: MFGNLFEEEGDEGLSSTSTTGKLVKSGDEPPPPRGRSNLCGIKNQGGTCYLNSLLQTLLFTPEFREELFSLGPEELGCLEDKDKPEAKVRVIPLELQRLFARLLLVDQQSASTADLTGSFGWNSSEGTNQHDVQELNRILFSALEHSLVGTSGSTFIQRLYHGTIVNSIVCKECGNVSQRQEDFLDLTACVCGVCSLEEALWNMFVEEEFFEGNNLYRCAQCDRLVTAAKSAKLKKLPPFMTMSLLRFSFDFAKLERYKETGRYSFPLTINLRPFCEQTDGEDSDFTYELFSVIIHKGGCYGGHYHVYIKDIDELGHWEPPVEDYKPKTQKKVKEEVKESCEPKVQEDDPLSVLTAIIAQESSKSVLLDQLGQKLMDKIGSSWSKKFRKPYGPIGKFLQSHNDVFMLVSNGTRVALKANPPSPVTEPPHPAETTISYDPSTAPEPGAPEQQLEANHNSKPEGSHWFDLNDSTVTSIRESDIEKQFQGKESAYMLFYRKTQLHRPSEALNNPQYKVPSHLIQTAQEESIKVQQMREKFEATNNTVELHLHLAPSYRLENGALQPVNKESNGCIALSFDRRKTVGELRITIYQMQELWEGDMALTVAKSLPAGLHLYNTLTDDDVSLYSAGIHTNTELFVWNGREVFGATVQAGAEWEPVLLTVVRPFLGEDVDKEVENGVECDGSRADFENGEPGLKREARGFAGGSTLGQVREALGEPKESLLCQEHKKGKGREQGAGEGGGASGWRVFPPDDMQRTLKELSLKDGDALLVLEPQSLDSSVFTLYGDVVTVTTPSDCRWLQVEFRPQLKGGEEEKEEERKKVKVPATGNMLLCEVKQRAIEELQLQDLPSGAQFCLRQVDCTGKLLPPVCEEVSVREAGVRLMTTLTLCPGSSPKATQLLLYFSVGSAPSAGTEMDIIVEKNCTVKECLKAMLDAVGLDGTCWHLRRLDWCEEVGEPLMDEDASLSELKLLNGETLVVTEGLLPPKGFLKLSVWLCVDPENMATDFNHTDNGSAREQRLGGESAGNMAELISVGQVEISDEATLEDLKSQVLTLPSLQDVCVPTTGFLRLWQMEGQRLARILRGQQVTLRKLKLSSGTDLCVQLLQKEEDLGPKQVLLSVKMGIPGERCYYPSKELIWDASHDSSPRSLRTCLAAHFGLSPDSVLLAKHQPDKHVWEEISNWTQQVSKKKKKKKAESLLGAPFHLKDGDIIGAKNLLVDNNRDFITMEDEQGQQRLREQAEQRRKGGQTADGAGRTKSRKPEVPLSISVGVFR